A single Vulcanisaeta distributa DSM 14429 DNA region contains:
- the cas4a gene encoding type I-A CRISPR-associated protein Cas4/Csa1: MVLPRWVWDYIKVTMEGGSYAEIRGWFRDAVAPRHVVRPTVSEVSSPCPTKRDAYLRRVAGVTMEDSESLRLGRMVHEVFLTPFKESIPFSQLDNRFESIINEYGDLGNKYRAQLYEVYTKAVATSLNAREEGIPISVEPAIPGAPIGLSDIVKPDILVGFIPVELVTSSQPTEELTSRKDIAVTAYALAIEAWIGHPVDIGVVLHISINGKPRLTWRVVKIDDTLRRAFLDMRDNVARIIEHGDDPGPASSCPRTCPFYGVCHG; this comes from the coding sequence ATGGTATTGCCCAGGTGGGTTTGGGACTACATTAAGGTGACCATGGAGGGTGGGTCCTACGCAGAGATTAGGGGTTGGTTTAGGGACGCGGTTGCGCCAAGGCATGTGGTTAGGCCCACGGTGTCCGAGGTCTCATCGCCATGCCCAACAAAGCGCGATGCATACCTTAGGCGTGTAGCCGGTGTCACAATGGAGGACAGCGAGAGCCTAAGGCTTGGGAGGATGGTGCATGAGGTCTTCCTGACGCCATTCAAAGAATCAATACCATTTTCCCAACTCGACAATAGGTTTGAGAGCATAATTAATGAGTATGGCGACCTAGGCAATAAGTACAGGGCACAACTATACGAGGTTTACACGAAGGCCGTGGCCACGTCCCTCAACGCCCGTGAGGAGGGAATACCCATTAGCGTTGAGCCGGCAATACCGGGAGCACCCATTGGCTTATCCGACATTGTTAAGCCCGACATACTCGTGGGCTTCATACCCGTGGAGCTGGTGACTTCGTCACAACCAACGGAGGAATTAACCAGTAGGAAGGACATAGCAGTTACGGCATACGCACTGGCCATAGAGGCTTGGATCGGCCACCCAGTAGACATCGGCGTAGTACTCCACATAAGCATTAATGGTAAACCAAGACTCACCTGGAGAGTGGTTAAGATAGACGACACATTAAGAAGGGCATTCCTGGACATGAGAGATAACGTGGCCAGAATAATCGAACATGGGGATGACCCAGGGCCAGCGAGCTCCTGCCCAAGGACCTGCCCATTCTACGGTGTTTGCCATGGCTAA
- a CDS encoding G1 family glutamic endopeptidase: protein MTGKMTGNKLIPILVTLTLIAVVAVATAHAPATPTMHPMIKHGVGYASTVYSLNWAGYAVPAREGTVISVAGSFIVPSVTCTRQTTYVALWAGLDGYNDSTVEQAGIAVECSGGKPIYWAWYEFYPSPSVEISGFTVKPGDVIYVNVTYIGNGEFNIVIKDITRGETYTVTGSVSGALLSSAECILERPTVNGQLTALANFGTAYFGQDYTDVIGTCYATVGGSTATFGNYPSTVEIIMTAYNGKILAQPSTLTTDGSSFTVTYISSGK, encoded by the coding sequence ATGACTGGGAAAATGACTGGGAACAAGCTAATACCCATACTCGTAACACTCACGTTAATAGCCGTAGTAGCAGTGGCCACAGCCCACGCACCGGCAACACCCACCATGCACCCAATGATTAAGCACGGCGTTGGCTACGCATCAACAGTCTACAGCCTAAACTGGGCAGGCTACGCAGTACCCGCGCGGGAGGGTACTGTAATAAGTGTCGCAGGTTCATTCATTGTTCCATCCGTGACCTGCACCAGGCAGACAACCTACGTGGCCCTGTGGGCCGGGCTTGACGGGTACAACGACAGTACGGTTGAGCAGGCGGGGATAGCCGTAGAGTGTAGTGGTGGTAAGCCCATATACTGGGCATGGTATGAATTCTACCCATCACCCTCTGTGGAAATAAGCGGATTCACAGTCAAACCCGGCGATGTGATCTACGTGAACGTAACGTACATAGGCAATGGCGAATTCAACATAGTGATCAAGGACATCACAAGGGGCGAGACATACACAGTAACGGGTAGCGTAAGCGGAGCACTACTCTCATCAGCCGAATGCATACTAGAGAGACCAACGGTTAATGGCCAACTAACGGCACTGGCAAACTTCGGAACAGCATACTTCGGGCAGGACTACACAGACGTGATCGGCACGTGCTACGCAACCGTGGGCGGTAGCACCGCGACCTTCGGAAACTACCCATCAACCGTGGAAATAATAATGACAGCATACAACGGCAAGATCCTGGCACAACCAAGCACACTAACCACTGACGGATCAAGCTTCACAGTAACATACATAAGCAGCGGAAAGTGA
- a CDS encoding peroxiredoxin, with amino-acid sequence MVNEGEEAPDFELQSHDGETVKLSSYRGRWVVLYFFPKAFTSGCTRETQEFARLWDEFEKLGVVVLGISTDSVSTQRRFAEKYGVKFKLLSDSEKRTSQAYGVLRPTGTAERVTFIVNPEGKVAKVIRRVKPEEHPVKALEFLRQSM; translated from the coding sequence ATGGTCAACGAGGGTGAGGAGGCTCCCGACTTCGAACTACAAAGCCATGATGGGGAGACAGTAAAGTTATCGAGTTACAGGGGCAGGTGGGTAGTGCTATACTTCTTCCCAAAGGCCTTCACCAGCGGCTGCACGAGGGAGACCCAGGAATTCGCCAGGCTATGGGACGAATTCGAGAAGCTGGGCGTGGTGGTCCTGGGCATAAGCACAGACTCTGTGAGCACCCAGAGGAGGTTCGCCGAGAAGTACGGCGTCAAATTCAAACTACTAAGCGATAGTGAGAAACGCACGTCACAGGCATACGGTGTGCTGAGGCCCACGGGGACCGCGGAGAGGGTCACATTCATAGTAAACCCGGAGGGCAAGGTGGCTAAGGTAATCAGGAGGGTTAAGCCGGAGGAGCATCCTGTTAAGGCTTTGGAATTCCTGAGACAAAGTATGTAA